Sequence from the Mycteria americana isolate JAX WOST 10 ecotype Jacksonville Zoo and Gardens chromosome 5, USCA_MyAme_1.0, whole genome shotgun sequence genome:
GAGTACCCAATATTCTGTGTATTCCAGCTCTCACACAGGAGGGTAAAAAATAACTATGCACAACAGAGGAGTAGAGATAAGCAGACTGAGGCTGAAAGACTGTTCTATTATTCCTGACAGTCTGTCCTTGTTCAGTAATTATCTCATAAGAACAAGGAGACTCTTGCGTTATTTCACAAGAGTCTATTGCAGCACTCACGCTCATAGGTTCCCGTTGCATACAGAACACACTGGAAACGTGATTTCCCCTTGTTAGTGTTTCAGCACTAGCATCTGCTAGTGCTGATCTAAGCACCAGCATCAAGCAAATGCTGAAATCAGTTGATTGGGACAGGTCTTCCTCTCATTCAATGTAAGCCAGGGGAATCTCCAGCAAGGTGGTAAGAATTACATGAATGCTCATCTGGAGTGAAGAACAACCGGCCTCTGAAAAGGAGACCTCTTGGGTGCTTTCTGCGTGCGATCATtactataaaaacaaattattgtgTTATGcccttttcttcatttacatGAATTCAGAACTGCATTTCAGATAGAATTGAAATACACAAAACTGTTCTGTTCAAAGTGTTTTTGCCTCTAAGTGGAACAGAAGCAGTAATACCTGCAAGTATTTTTCACGGTACTGAAACTAGTTCCTATAACATCACCTGAGACTCTAGAGGTGAACTTGATTTTAGACAGTAAAACAGGGCTAGTGAAAGTCATAAAAGAAATCGGTCATCCCCAAAATATGTCAAAAACTAAAAGTCAAAccaatttcctcctcttttcccacatCTTCATACACAGTCACGGCATCATAAGAGCAATCTTCACTCTCTTCTACTTCAAAAGACTGGTATgtaagctttaaataaaaaatgaaaaagtgaaccTTGTTAAATTCACACAGAAACAATTCAAAGATCTATAATAGGGTCTTCAGTATTCTCAATGATTCCTTTAGGGTTTGGTCCCTGTGACATTCAGACCTCTCACAGGTGATACATAGCATATTACATTTGCTAGAAGAATCTATGATGATAAAATTTAAACCAGGAAATCCTATTTTACTATAACCTAAAGGAGAAATCAAAACCTGTCCGGCTTTTGGGATGGAAAGTGATTTCTCTTAACTGCATCCAGCAGCACTATTCAAGCTTATGTTGCTTGGCCTTGCTTGTCCTTAGCTGCCTAGTTTCTTGTTAACTCAATGGTGCCCACTTCCATTCTGTAGACACAAGAAGGGCTCATATTATACCTTGATTACATGGTCCTCTGGCGCACAAATAATCCATTGACAGTCTGCCATGTTGCTGTAGCGCTCTGGATAGTGCATACTTTGTAACACTCCTTCTTCAAAAAGGACAGCTAAGGACTCACAGCCAGAATCTGGAaatccaggaaaacaaaaatggagGCACTGTGATTCCTATTAAatcattcacaaaaaaaattttaaatccagAAAAACTCTTGTGGTGCTTTCACACAGCTGACAAAGAGAACAGGACAAGAGCAGCAAGCCAAATCCTTCTGTTtgaaaaagatgcaaagaaaagttTTAGTCTGTTCCCAGGCAGAAGAGCAATTCAACTCATGACTATAGCATTCCCCTTTGGCTACCGGCAGTGCACTGCAGGCACAGGTACCTGTGTGGGCTGATAGAAGAGCAGGACACGGGGATGTCAGAAGAACATTTGCCAACTTTCTTTGGAGAGGAAAGTGGAGACATAAAACACAACCAGAGGACATGTCTTCCTGATGGGCTATGCAGTGGCAAGGCCCCTCAGAGAGGGTTCCTCCCTACGCTCTGCCCTTACACGctgcaacagaaagaaactaGCTGGACAAGCTGCAGAAACAGGAACAACAGGTGTCTGTCTGTGACGGGATTGTCCAGACTCACCAGGTGGCCCTTGGGCCTGCTCCCTAGTGACGGTGAACCGCTCTGCACcgcaaaactaaaataaattcttcacGACATATGTCTTAGCATTAGCTGCCTCCCTCAGGGCCCCTCCATGAAAGCATGCTTGGGACTAGCAAAGCAGCTTTCATCTGGAAATTCTGCTTAGTTGACTAATCTTATTAATTGAGTTTTCAAACATtctggaagcagggaaggaaatgaGATCTTGTATAAAGTGGATGGAGAAGAGGCAAAGTTAAAGGAGGGCTTCTCTCAACAGCATCTATCCCATCTCTTTCTGGCATCCCAGTTTCTCCACAATGTCACACGGCAGCCTAACCACACTTACCTTGTTCATACAATCATCCACGTAGAAATATCATAGGagcttcttctgctgtattttctcctgaacatttttttcaggtCATCACCGAAGAGTGCAGACAGGTACATCACTAGACTTAGACTTACCAGGAAGAATATCTGGTGTAAGAGCTTTGTACGTCATGGAAAAACCAGTTCCATAATCCTTGTTGTCAGAAACAAATTTCAGCCTTAGACTATGGGAGCCAATCAAAATAGGTAGTGGAAGATCTCCTCCACAGAATTTCCCTGAAATATAATATTAGAGAATAATCACTGTTTCAAGTCTTTAGTCACTTGAGAAAACTTGCATGTACCATTTTTAGTACTTAGCTATAAAAATTTTAGGATGAAAAGGAAATTGCCTATTCGTTCCTCTACATTCCCTATTAATCCATTAGACCAAATAGATGCACactattaaaaattgaaaatccTTGACACCAGAAAGGCGTATGCTGACACAGTTCCCTACCAggcattttccattcttttttctcctcccatactctttgtcttttattttagatCATATGTCACAATGTATTCATCATGAAAACGTAAGTAAAACAGAATCAACCGCAATGTCCTCATTGGGTGTACTTGCTGTTAGAATGAAAGAGTACACTGACAGATTATTTCAAAGAATAAGGAGATGGCAACTCACCAACAAGTCTGTCGTCTTTTGAATAGACTGATAAAGAATCATAGTCACAAAATGTTTCTGGCTCTATATCAAAGTGGGAAAAACGAAGCAATATATAATTCCCTTCTGGTACAAACAGAGTCCATACACACAATCTGGAACAACAAGTTAGTTCCCGTTCACAAAACTGCCACAAAAAAACAACTACACCGGTACGGGGAACAGTTTCTGGGGAAAAACTGTGTTTTGTCTACTTACTCATCGTTTTGATAGAACTGTTTGGGACTTCCAGGAAAATGTAATTCTCCTTCACTGTCAGGGAGTTTGCCATCCTGAATGCTACAAAATGCTGCATTGTAGagttaaaacaaaatagaagGAATCAGGTTTGACACGTATGCAATCATCTGTTCCACCAAAAAGCTCAAACATCTAGAGAATATTGTGAGACTCAAGATTGCTCAGCTGTACCTTGTTTCTGCTGGCAGACTGATGCTGGgtcttctgtcttctctcttttaTGTGGAATTATGGTAAGTCAGTTTTAAAACACGTAATTTGGGAGCAAAAATGAAGCACTCCCAATGCGCTATcatattttattgtaaaaatggCAGTGCTTGCTTTTTACCTTAAAGAAACTATTTGTTAAATGAGGatttcaatataaatatttttcagggaggaaaaatgcATCCCTCAGGACATAAGAAAAGTGTTCACTGCAGCCCATTTGTAATAACATCCTTAGCTATGTTACAGCAGGAGACTTTTGCAACAGTACAATATGGTattaaagacactttaatagaaGCAGCAGAAGCTTTCCTCTCCAGATAAGTGTCGCTAGAAACACAATTACTTACAAAAATTATCTCCTcttgcctttctttctccttccaaggTAATCCAGTAAGACATTTATCAACAACTACgtatatgaaaacaaatttaaggAATCATGTACTTATAAGATTATCTTACCTGAAGTGTCCTAGGAAGACCAGTAAAAATTCTCAAAAAGACACAAACCTAATACCCAATTCTCACTGGCCACAGCAAGTCTATACAAACTGACCGTGTGCTCAAGCTCATTTATCATCTGAGAAATCTCACTCTAGATTACTAACATTAAAATTTCAAGATCTAGTTCACAAGAGTTGTTTCTAGTGTCTTTATGTGAACTTGTACCTAGATGAACAGAGTGTCCAACAAGAACATAAACATGGCAGAATCAAAGTAAGACTTCAATTTTAAAACATGTCACATTCGGGGTTTGGTttcgtgggggttttttttgcattttattcatagAAATAGACACCAGACAAGTAGCTAGATTCATCACAGACTGAGCAAAAGTACTACTAATTTACCTCATACTTTCTATTTAGAATCTATATTTTTATACAGAATCAACTAACTAGATTTCATGCATTGCTTGAGGTTCTGTTCTacatttttcccattaattttatttgcatttcaataaAACTATGGCTTTATATATGTAGCTGTCTTAAGGAAAATTCCTTTTTGAAGTCACCAGTACATAAGTACAACTCTACATAAGTAATGTCTTTTTACAgaaccaggaggaaaaaagtatatatttaaagtaTACATTTAAAAGTGCTTTGATGAGTCAAGCTTCTTCACGTTTCTTCCTTCATAGATTATATATCAGACTATTTTGGGGGTCTTTTTATGCTCTCACACAGAtagaagatactgaaaaaatACCGTACTCACCTGTGgagcttttcattttcagatctaATAAAGGAGGGGTAGGGAAGGGGgtggaaaaagaacaataaattaCTGTAGTTTCATATTCACAATGTAGGCTTTATTTTTATCCATGTGAAATGGTAATTTTATACAGCTAGCACTGAGGCAAACTTAAAGGCTTCTTGGGGACATAGTGCCTACAATAAACTAGGCttagaattaaaacaaaattacaagttCAGGCAATGCTGACTTCGGAATAAACAATTCTGGAGTAGCCACTTACAGAATTAATCGTACATTGATAGGCCACTGCTCAGTCTGAGCAGCACAGTACGCTCTTTCTACGTCCTTGTTGAGTAAATACTATACATTTTAGGTAAGGGTAGCAGAATCCAACTGCTAGCATCCCATCAGGGATGCAGAGACATTAAGCCTGACAGCAATAACAGTTAAGATCTTTTGGACCAGTGTGACAGTATAAAAGAGCGAGCAAGCAAAACCTAGTGCAATGCACTTGAGAATTGTGTTTTCACTTTACCTACCAAATCGCTTTTTCTGTTCATTGGAGCCAACACACTTTCATTACCACAATAGCTAAtcatattattttttcctgataataAAATGGGCCAACtagtaaatttttaataaaaagactctgtctctcttcccttctttttttttctgaattgaaaaccaaaatatttttcagaagctaaacccttttcatttttcctctgacaGTATGAGGGTTTCTTTTTTGCAATCACCAGTTGAAGCTGGTTTCTAATGGGAaagttgttccccccccccccccccaattttttttcttatcattgACTAGCAAAACCTCTTAAACACCCCTCCTCAGTTTTTCAGTTCTCTGCATAAATTTTAACACAATCATCTCCAATACCTTTTAATGAAAATAGcccaaactggaagaaaatattaatttactttcTTAATGCTCTGAGTGAAGTTCACCCCTGGACAGACTGTCATTTATATCTCCAGCTCCATGACTTCGGAAGTGATGGATAATTTTCGTGCTGTTCCCCTGCACAGAGGGCATATGCAGCCTTTTGGGCAGAGTAAGCAAAAACACTTCCAAGAGCATGATTTTTCCCCACGTAGGCAAATGTCTGATCCAACATGGTTTAGCTGAGAAAAATGACAAGTGACTCTGAAGAGGTGTGTATGGAATTTCAGACACTTTCAACTGGTGAAtttccacttaaaaacaaaataccaggCTAACTGGATAAAAGGACCATTCTTAAAgttaaaatacacacacacacatagtcCAAGCAGGAGGCGAAGTGGAAGAGAAGCAAACATTTACAATGCTCTCAATTTTGTTTTTGGCAACTGCCAATCAGTACCACATACTGAAAGGCATTGTGAAATGCTATAGTGCTTTGccaggaaaaatgaggaaaatataagTGCTGTATctggaaaaagataaaatgaaatgaaacattattaTGAGGCAGAGGAGTTGTCAAAAGCGAGGGACACATTACTGTGGAGACTTAATACCAGCACTCATGTTCTCTTGAATCCAGGAGAGCACTGCACTGAGGTCCGTGAATATTCCCGGAGATCCTCTGTTGTaatgtttcttcttctcattCCTTATCCAGCCACGAGCACATCCCATCCCCCAGGAGATCACACCAGCGAGAGTCCAGGCACCATGCTTACGTCGGCACAAAAGAGGGCCTCCTGAGTCTCCCtgtaaaaatacaaggaaaagccCACGACCCACAGTTTACAAAAGCGCGTGCGTACCACTGAGAGACTTAAAGAGTTGAGTTCCCTTTTGTGCCACACTAACAAACCTGCAACATAGGGAAtagtcatttttaaaagctgtgaagaAAGACACTTGCTTTTTTATTGTGTTTAGTCAGGATTGtcaagagggggagagagaaaactaATTCCGTCATGGGTGCACATCTGTTGTGTTTCAGCATGTAAAAAGGAgcaaggagcttttttttttttacccctgtgACAAGGAACAATCCCTTAACCTTcatctcccttcctttccttcctgcaatTCAAGGCAATACTTTCTACTTTCCTCCTTAGGATCTTAGCAACATTAACTACTTAATTTATGAAGTGTGCTGAGGTTAGAAAGCCCCAAGCATTATTGCACTGGGATATATTGCAAAATATGCTCTCAGGAACCTGTCATACAACTCATACAATAATTAAAATGGAATCGTGTAATAAAGTGCATTGCCCCATACAGAACCTTTGAAAGAATTCACCCATCAGAATAAATACGCTCCAAATATCGCATTTGAGAGTGTATTTATTCACTTAGGCACACGGAGCCCTGAGCTTCTGAGAAACACTTGTAAGTACACAAGGCCCCCTGCTCAGCTGACCTGGCAGGCATCTTTTCCTCCATCTGGAAATCCAGCACACATTATAGTATCGCCTTGGATGGGTTTCTTTAAAGTTGATAATGCTCTTGAACACTCCCTACTGTTTAGGATTGGCAGATTGACCTCATATAAGACCTGAGGGAGTAGTccatctgaaatacaaaaaaaattgttcGTAAGAAATGCTGAAAGGTGAACCGGTGAACTTAATGTCACTgctaatacacacacacacacacacacacacaaaaaaagaagagttgtAAACTTGCTCCAAGCCATTTTATGGTTCCATAAACATCCAGTTTTGTGTACATAAGCAGTTTTACTCgaataaatttcaaaatttttcaaaattgaaataCAGGTCTACATATCATAGTGATCCATTTTTAGTTAATTCACCAGTAGGCATAGGAGCTAGCAAAGATCCCATTTTGAGATTACAATTCTTACGACCAGTTGATGGTTTTTTCTGCTGCCTATGACCTATGCAATCAAGCTCTTAGCTTCAGAAATAAGACACTGAGAAACCGGAATGTCAAAGAGCAATTCCAGTGGCTTACTCTCATTTAAACGGCCCCAACCACAAGCAGTGCAGATATATCCTGCTTCAAACTTTTCACCCGGATCAGGAAGACATGCTGGCAAAACTGATGAACCTGCCACACATGGACATGAATTTTATTGATCAGTATTTgaaagagcaacaacaaaaagcttcctttcttagtttgttttttttttaaactaaaaactaGTGTTATTTTTGTGGcatctgaaaaattaatctgGCATTTGACAATTTATCTGTGCCTCCACTTTGTAGTGCTttggaatggaaaaagaaagccaGGAGCACCACAAACTTCAGCCCAGGCCTTGCCATTCAGCTTCAACTTAGCTGCTATCATGATCCAAACTTCCATTAGAAAACGTAGTCGCTCACCTTTGTGGGGGCAAACAAAGAGCAACCTAGTGACACGAGCTGgagcctttggaagagcaaagtgCCCGCGCCGCAATATTATGTAAAACTGATGTGAAGTAGCCTTTCAGAAAACCTGTCCGTAAGGCAAAGTTAGCGTACGGCTGAGAAATGGCTGGCTCACAGGCCAGGACGCAGGTATGAGCAGttgtcctcccctcccctcccctccccgccccagatGGAGCCTTCTGCCACCGCTAAGATAACGCCATGCTCCTTTCTGCAGTCTGCCggaagggaaaagaggacaaCTAGCAGAGGGGGTGTGAGTAAGGTACAGACGGTACTGCGGCACgctctgagctctgctctgcctttgaCTGGCTTCACTGTTCACCAGAGGCAGAAATCTCCACCTACAAccttagattaaaaaataaagacacctATTTGGTCAGATTTTCATCTCCTGCGTACAAAGAACAATACCTTTTTCTTCAAGGGACTATTAAGTCTGAAGACCATTTAATTCAACTGATACATCTTCTGACTTACGTCTGGTATTTTAAACACTTGAGTTGCAAAATACTCTGGAGGTTTTTAGTGGTATAGTCTGACAGCTGGGAAATGGGTTTAAACTGAGTTTCGAGACTTTTCACAGCATGCCGGAGAAACAAAGGCCTTACCTTCCCCACTGAAAAAGATCACAGATAACTATGGCCTTACTGAAGTTGAAGGCTCCATCCAGCTTCAGAAGGGCAATGTCATAGTTCATCGGCCTTCTGGGGTCAAAGTTTGGATGCTTAATGACGTATTTAACAGGGAGGGTCTGCTCGCCATTCTCCCTGATCCTCAAATCATGCTCTCCTGCAGTGACATTCAAGTACTGGAGTAGGTTCCTgtagaatagaaaaataaaagttcagcTACAGAACcttcaaaatgaaaggaaaaaatatagttgtttttaaacagaaaagttattGCTACTGATACCTAATACCTTTCATCTTCGGATTTTAGAGCACTTAATATGTACAGTCAACAGGAGCTGAGTATGACCCGCAGTAGAAACTGGGAGATGAAAAGGACTGAGAAGAAAGATGATTTAGCTGCACTCCTGGCTGTGGTTTGGTGGTCCACTAAGGAACCAGATCCTCTTACtctgtttaaaaatgttcagTCACACTGCTTTTTGAAGAAGGAGGGAAGATTTGGACATaggaaagtacagaaaaaataagaCCACTTCTCTAGCATTCTCAGTTTATAGCTTAAAAACATAGTGAATCCTGCTTTAGGGCTTCTAGTACCAGATCAGATGTGCAGCAAGGAAATACAAAAGCAATCattataaatgttttattctgcttcAAATTTGTTCACCAGACTTGAATAATTACTCTTGTGTCAGGAGGCTTTATGCTGATTTAGATTTTGCCTGTCCTTCTGTAGTTAATATAAACTCTGCAGTTATTGGCTAATTTGACCAAGATGTGATCACTTACAATGCCAGATACAGATCAAATTTATAATTCCAGGTGACCCATTAGTACAAAGATTCAGTATTAACTATAAGGGAATTAGAATCTTGGTGAAGCCACTACAGAATCAGGACTGAAACCTTCCTTCCATACAAcattcacagacttttttttttctttttccttttttgcacaaAGGCTGAAAATCATCAGCGTGCAAGAGGTCAGTACTATACCCATTAACTGTTTAGTTGCATATACTCTGCCAGTTGctacctctggaaaaaaaaattgcaggcaCCTGACAATTATAGTTAGGTACAGATTTTTACCTACACTTCCAAAATCAGTCTCCACCAATCCCTgtaagtttattttattcttaattatttttgagatgttcaaagcttttgttttttctccctttccgttaaaacatggaaaacattGGTTACAAATGAAAGGATAGCACCTGTAAATAATTGCCACAAAAAGATGCTACAGCACACACACGCTTTTACAACCACTGTTTTTCTGcacctgcagcctgctcctgaAATATCACATCCATACCTGTCTAAGATGCAGTGAGCTGCCGTGACCACCCACTGAGCAGAAACAATGGTGCCtccacagaaatgcttttgcCTTCGTTTCAAGGAAACCTGCATCACATAAAGAAGGCACGtcaaataaagaaaatctttACATCTGCTCTGGTTGCATTtgagggagaaaggaggaagtACATGCATGTGCTCTCTGAAGATTCACATAGCTAAAGTACACGCTGCATTTCAAGCAAACACACTTTCACGGCGTTCTTAATGGTCCTTGAATCTAAGAGATCCTAAACCTTGCTGTTCCCCTCAGCTGTGACTTGGTACCTGGATAAAAGCAACATACGTGTAATAAATGCCGAGTCACCGAGGTACTCGGCATGCTGTAAAGGTTACTAGTGAGTTGAGAACTTTTCCTTTGCAggtcactgggagcactggaaatCCATGATGCCTGACAATAGCCGGGGGCTGGGTGTGGTGTCCTTTGGTGTCCTTCTATTTTTGAGTAGTTTCACCCATGCCTCTTTACAATAGGCTAACCTACAGATGCTCTTTCAGAAAGAATGATACAAAATCATAAATGATAAGCAAAGGTTTCTTAGAGAGCAGGACAGGTTCCGTGTCCTCTCCGCCTGCTTCACTGCTTTTCATAAAAGCAGAGTGGAGCTCAACGATACACCGTAAGTGTCAGTAAGCACAAAATACCCCTGGTTTCTTCTTTTGTCATTTCTATGAAAAGTCAGGACTTTGTTCTGAAGATAAAACCACATTTGCTTGTGCAAACCTGCCATGGATGCGAGCCTTGTTTCACCTGGTTTCCGCCAACAATCCGAGTGAAAAGGTTAAGGTAACTCCATGGTTTTGTCTCTTGAACTTTCTGCCCACACTTAGGATCTGAGGagtaaaagggggaaaagaaggaaagattcAGTCTGGATTTAAATTTTTCTACCTTTTAGTAACATAGAATTGGAAGGCATGGCCTGGCACAGAGGTCAATGCAATCTCTCTGCCACGACAGGAACCTTCTTATAATTCCCAATACAAACTGCCCAGACTAAGGCTAAATTGGGCTAAGAAAAAGGCAATGTACTTTATTTTGCAGAAGGTCTCCAGATGAGCACTTTTTGGTTTAATTGTATCACAAATATTAAATTTTACCTTCCATGAGCAAgcgtgtgtatatgtatatattaacgATCTTGTTAGGTCTATGCTTACTTGAGATTTCTGAATGCCAACATTCTCTTTCAAGCAAGTTTTGGAATTATCTGGGGACTACATCACTGTTTCATTATCACTTTCAGAAATCTCTTTACACCCAGCATTTGTACGTAAAATATTTTGGACAAACGAGGTCAAAATGCACAACATACAGACCTTGATGACCAACAACAGTGGCTGCATTCCTCCAGAACATCTACTACTGGGCCAACTTTATTTCTTCATAACTCATTGTTGTTATCATCTACTATGGCTAAGTAAAGCTgataatatttatgtatttgtaaagGAGTATATTTATAGAAACAAATATTTGTGGTGATACCTATTGATTTGGTAGTATTTTAAGAAAGATAGAAACAAAGCAACCAATTCTGCCAAGCAGCACATTGTAACAGGAATTCTTTCTAGTGCACTTCCCAAACCCAGCAGTGGccacaagtatttttttcttaaagctataTGAACACTCAATGAAGCCAAACACATCTCTAGTACGTTTAACTACAAATTCTGTTAAACACTACTTTGGGAAAAATTTAGCATCCATAAATTTggaacattttgttgttgttctggcaGATAGGTGGCTGTATTCAAAGGACGGAGGACCAATACTTGTATACACTGTCTGGAAAATGTGGAAACCTTAAAACCATAAAATGCAGCTTACAAGACCTATAAAAAGGGGTTTGCAATCATCCTCATGATTAGCATGGCTGATGCAAGTGATTACAGTTTCACAATAATGCTGACACAATGCTACTTACCCtagcttttaaataaagaagGCTTTATATAGAAATGATCCAGTtcatttatctgatttttttcattctttcctaatTCTCACTGCACCCACCTTTTTCCCATGTTCAAAGATACAGTGAGGAAAGGGGCaagaggaaacagagaaaaaatttttaaaaataggatttagGTTTTACCAAAAGGAATTTAGTACTGGGGAAATGggcaaaaatacataaataaaataaaaaatcaaattcacaaactaaaactttccttttttctttcagcattgaaTAAGTCTATTCTCCTAACATATGCAACATTAGTTTAAAAGTTACaagttaatatttatattaatattatacCAAACTTATATTATCTATATTTTGACAAACTCTAAAGTCTTCTGCTCCGTGGCATTTGTAAACCCAAGAGATTCCTGGCTGCTTTACAGGCTGCTTCAGGACCAATGTCATTCCCTGGTCGGATGAGAGATTTCTCTGCGAACTGCATCACATCCATCTGCATGGCAGGACGCTGAAGCAAGAGAATACCATTCTACGGAATGCTATGCTTTGGACTGCTTAAGTGAGCAACTTATTATGATGATTTAGATACCACACCTGTTTTGACGCTCAAAATAGagtttttacagtgaaaaacaaGTGATTTGCAGAATTTAGGAAATCAAGCTGtaaatttcccttttttactactgcaaatttaaaatggaagcaaaatggTTATGCAAACAGCCAAGATCTGATTTCCATTCCAGTTTGCTATAAATCAGCAAATCTTCATGAGGAAACAGGAACAATTGGAATCATTAATTGTTccaaaaaaaagaatattctggaGTTTAAGATGCAAGACAACGGAAGAGAGGACTCACTGTATTTTGTCTGCAGCCCATGGGTAACATGCTAAACTATGACCTTCATTAACCTGCTGCAAATCTGAGAGtattgaattttatttatttaattataaatcaTATTTCTTTAATGTTATTCATTCTGCATCATCAAGGAATCAGACAAAAGTTTCGTAAGAATTATTCCTTAAAAGATAACTTTCAGTTACAGACTTGGATTGGAACaaaagcaaagaatgaaaacTAGACCAATTATTGTAACGCTACCTTGTGTCTAGGTCTACGTGCTCTTAGGGTCAAAAACTTAGGGGTGAAACTAGTGCAGCTTCTTTATTTCAGCACTGATTCCCATGCTTGTCACTGCCTAAGAACAAATCCGTTAGTACGTAGAAAACTGTTAAAGCTAGATGTGAAATTTTCATCCTACCTTTCTGAAGAGTGGATGGTACAGCACGAAACTCTGTAACACAAACTATCCCCATCAGGAGTAACTGCAGCTTACTGGGGGCAATGCGCATCTTGGGGTGCTAAATGACTGAGTGAAAACAAGGAGAGTTTTTATAGGGAAAAAGAAGCAGCCCAAATACTACGCTGCAGGA
This genomic interval carries:
- the OVCH2 gene encoding ovochymase-2, producing the protein MRIAPSKLQLLLMGIVCVTEFRAVPSTLQKDPKCGQKVQETKPWSYLNLFTRIVGGNQVKQGSHPWQVSLKRRQKHFCGGTIVSAQWVVTAAHCILDRNLLQYLNVTAGEHDLRIRENGEQTLPVKYVIKHPNFDPRRPMNYDIALLKLDGAFNFSSSVLPACLPDPGEKFEAGYICTACGWGRLNENGLLPQVLYEVNLPILNSRECSRALSTLKKPIQGDTIMCAGFPDGGKDACQGDSGGPLLCRRKHGAWTLAGVISWGMGCARGWIRNEKKKHYNRGSPGIFTDLSAVLSWIQENMSADLKMKSSTAFCSIQDGKLPDSEGELHFPGSPKQFYQNDELCVWTLFVPEGNYILLRFSHFDIEPETFCDYDSLSVYSKDDRLVGKFCGGDLPLPILIGSHSLRLKFVSDNKDYGTGFSMTYKALTPDILPDSGCESLAVLFEEGVLQSMHYPERYSNMADCQWIICAPEDHVIKLTYQSFEVEESEDCSYDAVTVYEDVGKEEEIAKSCGFALPAPVLSSSAMMLVVFHSDETETFGGFRATISFVHVTDLDTLNSTSEEESEDMVMTEEKIQVTTDDICGMPSNQPRFIFSRIIGGEEAVPYSWPWQVSVQISDEHICGGAVLAKEWVVTAAHCFNSKELYRDLWMVVTGLHDLREQEYRQKRSVKQYIIHPSFNKTTMDSDIALLQLAEPLEFNHYVRPVCLPAKEEAVQPSRVCVVTGWGAHEEDREKGKKLHQLEVPILVLDTCQSYYINLPSKVTQRMICAGFPLEEGKDSCTGDSGGPLVCPSEDNLGFYTLHGITSWGLGCGRKSYPGVYTNVGVFVDWIKQSVNSSDLPIFMV